From Nitrospirota bacterium, one genomic window encodes:
- the ftsZ gene encoding cell division protein FtsZ, which yields MFSFEEDVVSPVRIKVIGVGGAGCNAINTMITSGLARVDFIAANTDLQALDRSRASYKVQLGPERTRGLGAGAKPEVGKDSALESKDQIRECLEGADMVFVTAGMGGGTGTGAAPIVASIARELGILTVGVVTKPFTYEGHRRMSHADEGIRDLRRHVDTLLVIPNQRLLGIVDKSTPLLEAFKVADDVLRQAIQGIADVITTTGHVNVDFADVRTIMSHTGRAVMGMGVARGTNRAIEAAQKAICSPLLEEGSVEGARGVLLNITGGPNMSLHEIEEAATIVQQTADPEANIIVGQVINPDMGDDLVVTVIATGFEREEQAAPIPAVAARSTRSGQQVATGVGASMGDRSYADRPLKDLDRPSFLRRPSDSRESMERVAVVADDEWDVPTFLRKQVD from the coding sequence ATGTTTTCATTTGAAGAGGATGTCGTATCCCCGGTTCGGATCAAAGTGATCGGTGTGGGTGGCGCCGGGTGCAATGCCATTAACACGATGATCACGTCCGGACTGGCGCGGGTCGATTTCATTGCAGCCAATACCGATCTGCAGGCGTTGGATCGGTCGCGGGCCTCGTATAAGGTGCAACTGGGGCCTGAGCGGACCAGGGGACTCGGCGCTGGAGCCAAGCCGGAAGTCGGGAAAGACTCAGCGCTGGAAAGCAAAGATCAGATTCGGGAATGTCTTGAGGGTGCCGACATGGTGTTCGTCACTGCGGGCATGGGTGGTGGAACAGGAACCGGCGCCGCGCCGATCGTGGCGAGCATCGCGCGTGAACTCGGCATCTTGACGGTCGGGGTTGTCACCAAGCCATTTACCTATGAAGGTCATCGCCGGATGAGTCATGCGGATGAAGGGATTCGTGATCTCCGCCGCCACGTGGATACCTTGCTCGTGATTCCCAACCAGCGATTGCTCGGCATCGTCGATAAATCCACGCCGTTGCTCGAAGCCTTCAAGGTCGCCGATGACGTCCTCCGGCAGGCGATTCAAGGGATTGCGGATGTGATTACGACTACCGGCCATGTGAACGTGGACTTTGCCGACGTCCGCACGATTATGTCGCATACGGGGCGTGCGGTGATGGGCATGGGTGTGGCGCGCGGCACGAATCGGGCGATTGAAGCGGCGCAGAAGGCGATCTGCAGTCCATTGCTGGAAGAAGGCAGTGTGGAGGGCGCGCGCGGCGTGTTGTTGAATATCACCGGCGGACCCAATATGTCTCTGCACGAGATCGAGGAAGCGGCCACGATTGTCCAGCAGACAGCCGATCCGGAAGCCAATATCATTGTCGGACAGGTGATCAATCCCGACATGGGTGATGATCTGGTCGTGACGGTGATTGCGACGGGATTTGAACGGGAGGAGCAGGCTGCTCCGATTCCTGCGGTTGCGGCGCGGAGTACACGTAGTGGGCAACAGGTCGCGACAGGAGTGGGAGCCTCGATGGGCGACCGATCCTATGCAGACCGGCCGCTCAAGGATCTCGATCGTCCAAGTTTCTTGCGGCGGCCGAGCGATTCGAGAGAATCGATGGAGCGAGTCGCGGTTGTGGCAGATGATGAATGGGATGTGCCCACGTTTTTACGCAAACAGGTCGACTAA
- the pgeF gene encoding peptidoglycan editing factor PgeF, giving the protein MSAAVITVPAFASARDGVRHFFGTRRHADSLALEVGVPARQSGAQGRGWLLSVKQVHGTDALVVDRPLIESDQFPGGWDALVTDQPGVTVAVRTADCVPVLVHDPRRHVVAAIHAGWRGAVAGIVPKTLSLMVTRFGSTRSDLRVSIGPSAGPCCYEVDGPVLDQLQAGLPDWESVVRDYQGHNARLDLKALIRRQVEGEGVASRAVSSVNLCTICHDELFYSYRREGRVNGTMVSGITLVSSR; this is encoded by the coding sequence ATGAGTGCAGCGGTCATCACGGTTCCTGCTTTCGCATCCGCACGGGACGGTGTCCGGCATTTTTTCGGCACACGCCGTCATGCGGATTCGTTAGCGCTTGAGGTCGGAGTGCCGGCTCGCCAGTCCGGGGCCCAGGGGCGTGGCTGGCTGCTGTCTGTCAAGCAAGTGCATGGAACTGACGCGCTGGTGGTGGATCGGCCACTGATTGAGTCGGACCAGTTCCCTGGCGGGTGGGACGCACTGGTGACCGACCAGCCTGGCGTCACGGTGGCGGTGCGTACGGCGGATTGTGTCCCTGTCCTCGTGCATGACCCCCGTCGACACGTCGTGGCCGCGATTCATGCCGGCTGGAGGGGGGCTGTCGCCGGGATTGTGCCGAAGACGCTTTCGCTCATGGTGACCAGATTCGGATCGACGCGGTCGGATTTGCGAGTCAGTATTGGACCCTCGGCTGGTCCTTGTTGCTATGAAGTGGATGGCCCTGTGCTCGACCAGCTCCAAGCGGGATTGCCGGATTGGGAATCGGTCGTGCGGGACTATCAGGGACACAACGCGCGCTTGGATCTCAAGGCCTTGATCCGTCGACAAGTAGAAGGAGAGGGTGTCGCGTCACGTGCTGTCTCATCGGTGAATCTCTGCACGATCTGCCACGATGAGCTCTTCTATTCCTATCGACGGGAAGGCCGTGTGAACGGAACGATGGTCAGCGGGATCACTCTTGTTTCCAGCCGGTAA
- a CDS encoding YggS family pyridoxal phosphate-dependent enzyme → MDVPVGGSISENIRFVLEQIRLATRQAGRPEGSVRLVAATKSVGLDQLREGIASGLTILGENRLQEALPKIEGLRGAPIQWHFIGHLQRRKVRSVVGVFDLIHSVDSLELAEEIEKRAQEAGVRQAVLMEVNLEGEATKTGFRPDELEGLLPRLGALPHVEVKGLMAIPPPTSDPEQSRPYFRRLRELAERLSHQSISTVSLKELSMGMSSDYSVAVEEGATMVRVGTAIFGARRG, encoded by the coding sequence ATGGATGTACCGGTCGGTGGTTCAATCAGTGAGAATATTCGATTCGTGCTCGAGCAGATCCGGCTTGCGACTCGGCAAGCTGGACGGCCCGAAGGCAGCGTGCGTCTCGTCGCCGCGACAAAGTCAGTGGGGCTCGATCAGCTTCGCGAGGGGATTGCGTCAGGGCTGACGATCCTGGGCGAGAACCGCCTCCAAGAGGCCCTTCCGAAAATCGAAGGTTTACGGGGCGCGCCGATTCAGTGGCATTTTATCGGCCACCTGCAGCGTCGAAAGGTTCGATCGGTCGTCGGGGTCTTCGACCTGATTCATTCGGTCGATAGTCTCGAACTGGCAGAAGAGATAGAAAAGCGGGCGCAAGAAGCAGGGGTGAGGCAAGCGGTGCTGATGGAGGTCAATCTTGAGGGGGAGGCGACGAAGACAGGCTTTCGCCCTGACGAGCTTGAGGGATTGCTGCCACGGCTAGGGGCCTTGCCCCATGTGGAGGTGAAGGGGCTCATGGCGATTCCCCCTCCCACCAGCGATCCTGAGCAGTCTCGCCCCTATTTCCGTCGTTTGCGTGAGTTGGCCGAGCGCCTCTCACATCAATCGATCAGTACCGTCTCGCTGAAGGAACTTTCGATGGGCATGTCGAGCGATTATTCCGTGGCCGTTGAAGAGGGGGCCACGATGGTGCGGGTCGGCACGGCTATATTTGGAGCACGACGTGGCTAG
- the proC gene encoding pyrroline-5-carboxylate reductase → MASPTITNKIAFIGGGQMAEAMIGGLLSGQVCPAESIWATDPVAERRDHLKRQFGIRVGSANREAVAWADVVVLAVKPQTLQIVLSDLGSSLAHALVISIVAGVTIQAIAEQMAGAMRVVRAMPNTPALVREGMTALALGSAVSEDDSRMARTVFEAVGRVVLIEERLMDAVTGLSGSGPAYVFLAIESLADGGVKMGLPRQVAELLAAQTVLGAARLVLESGMHPAQLKDRVASSGGTTIAGLHQLEQGRFRATLMSAVEAATIRSKELGH, encoded by the coding sequence GTGGCTAGTCCAACGATCACGAACAAGATTGCCTTTATCGGGGGCGGCCAGATGGCAGAGGCCATGATCGGCGGGCTGCTCTCCGGACAGGTCTGCCCTGCCGAGTCGATATGGGCGACGGACCCCGTTGCCGAACGCCGGGATCACTTGAAGCGTCAATTCGGCATTCGGGTTGGCTCTGCCAATCGTGAGGCAGTCGCTTGGGCCGATGTGGTCGTCTTGGCGGTGAAGCCCCAGACGCTTCAGATTGTGCTCAGTGATCTTGGCTCATCCCTGGCCCATGCGCTGGTGATTTCTATTGTAGCAGGGGTGACGATTCAAGCCATTGCGGAACAGATGGCCGGAGCGATGCGGGTCGTTCGTGCGATGCCGAATACGCCGGCATTGGTCCGGGAGGGGATGACCGCTCTTGCCCTGGGCAGCGCGGTATCTGAAGATGACAGCCGAATGGCCAGAACGGTATTCGAAGCAGTCGGCCGAGTGGTGCTGATCGAGGAGCGATTGATGGATGCCGTGACCGGATTAAGCGGCAGTGGGCCAGCCTATGTGTTTCTTGCCATTGAATCGTTGGCGGACGGGGGCGTCAAGATGGGGCTCCCGCGGCAGGTTGCCGAGCTCCTGGCTGCCCAGACGGTGCTCGGCGCGGCTCGGTTGGTCTTGGAGTCGGGGATGCACCCCGCTCAACTGAAAGATCGGGTGGCTTCTTCCGGAGGCACGACCATTGCTGGGCTGCATCAGCTTGAACAGGGGAGATTTCGTGCGACGTTGATGTCGGCCGTCGAAGCGGCGACGATACGATCGAAGGAGTTGGGACACTGA
- a CDS encoding YggT family protein, whose protein sequence is MFVAGNVLTAVATILDYVLWLYMWVIIARALISWVNPDPWNPIVQFLDRATEPVLAPIRRWIGWRMGMDLSPLIVILIITFLQIAVVQSLKELAMRMN, encoded by the coding sequence ATGTTTGTTGCAGGCAACGTATTGACGGCGGTCGCGACCATCCTCGACTATGTGTTGTGGCTGTATATGTGGGTGATCATCGCGCGTGCTCTGATCTCGTGGGTCAATCCGGACCCATGGAATCCCATCGTGCAATTTCTCGATCGCGCGACCGAACCGGTCTTGGCGCCGATTCGTCGATGGATTGGGTGGCGCATGGGGATGGATTTGTCGCCGCTCATCGTGATTCTGATCATTACATTCTTGCAGATCGCGGTGGTGCAATCACTCAAGGAATTAGCCATGAGGATGAACTGA
- a CDS encoding DivIVA domain-containing protein has translation MTMGDAMRITPLDIQQMVFRVSFRGYDKEEVNRFLEELAQTVESLNRDQAVQREKILFLEQQLAEMKRTESTLSSTLLSAQSLAEDVKRNAQREADLVIKEAELKAGELIRQARVELTDTQRDLLSLQKQRMLMVERLRASLRMFERMLEVEEQEALHDAATASEEKLEGESSPAL, from the coding sequence ATGACCATGGGGGATGCCATGAGAATTACACCGCTCGATATCCAGCAAATGGTGTTCAGGGTCAGTTTTCGCGGCTACGATAAGGAAGAGGTCAATCGCTTTCTCGAGGAGTTGGCGCAGACGGTCGAATCGTTGAATCGGGACCAGGCAGTCCAGCGAGAAAAGATCCTATTCCTGGAGCAGCAGCTTGCTGAGATGAAGCGGACGGAATCGACGCTGTCGAGTACGCTCTTGTCGGCGCAGTCGCTGGCAGAAGATGTGAAACGAAATGCTCAGCGAGAGGCGGACCTCGTCATCAAAGAAGCCGAACTGAAGGCCGGTGAGTTGATCCGTCAGGCCAGAGTCGAACTGACCGATACGCAACGAGACCTCTTATCGCTTCAGAAACAGCGGATGCTCATGGTTGAACGGCTGCGCGCATCGTTGCGGATGTTCGAGCGAATGTTAGAAGTGGAAGAGCAGGAAGCGCTGCACGATGCTGCGACCGCATCGGAAGAGAAGCTCGAAGGAGAGTCGAGCCCGGCATTGTGA
- a CDS encoding serine hydrolase, translating to MATHHVIEAALQKAVDEGVFPGAQLSVRLQGELQCAVVAGRLSSEPPGLLVQPATLYDLASLTKPLATVTSIVLLIQRAKVALEDPIQQVLVELEGTLIGEATVRDLLTHRSGLPGWRPIYERLEARGMTSGYSGGNQSIREAVLSMIRDEPLIYVRGERSMYSDLGFMLLGFLVERLCGMALDRWCEDAIARPTGAAPLLFRPVAGSGQSLPEVSRIAPTEQDVWRHRLLRGEVHDENAASMGGVAGHAGLFGTAESVLAVSGAWLSGYHGRESILEEKFVRQFTTRQESVSQSSWALGWDTPSAPSSSGSCFSERSFGHLGYTGTSLWIDPLCELEVVLLSNRVHPTRKNEKIKVFRPLIHDLVYREYVSRG from the coding sequence ATGGCCACCCATCACGTCATTGAAGCGGCATTACAAAAGGCTGTTGACGAGGGGGTCTTTCCCGGTGCCCAGTTGTCGGTACGCCTGCAGGGCGAACTGCAATGTGCTGTGGTGGCTGGACGATTGTCGTCAGAGCCCCCCGGCCTTCTCGTGCAACCCGCCACTCTCTACGACCTTGCCTCGCTGACGAAGCCGTTAGCAACCGTCACCTCCATCGTACTCCTGATTCAGCGCGCCAAGGTGGCTCTCGAAGACCCCATACAGCAGGTGTTGGTAGAGCTTGAAGGGACGCTGATCGGGGAGGCGACAGTGCGAGATCTCCTGACCCATCGCTCAGGCCTGCCAGGTTGGCGACCGATATACGAACGGCTCGAAGCACGAGGTATGACTTCGGGCTATTCTGGCGGGAATCAGTCCATCAGGGAAGCCGTGCTGAGCATGATTCGTGACGAGCCATTGATCTACGTACGAGGCGAGCGCAGCATGTACAGCGACCTCGGATTCATGCTGCTGGGATTTCTGGTGGAGCGTCTGTGTGGCATGGCATTGGACCGATGGTGTGAAGACGCGATCGCTCGGCCGACAGGGGCTGCCCCGTTGCTATTTCGCCCAGTAGCAGGAAGCGGGCAATCCCTGCCCGAGGTATCAAGAATTGCTCCGACCGAACAGGATGTGTGGCGTCATCGCCTTTTACGTGGGGAGGTCCATGACGAAAATGCCGCATCGATGGGTGGTGTTGCTGGTCATGCAGGGTTATTCGGGACTGCTGAGTCGGTACTGGCTGTGTCCGGAGCCTGGCTCAGCGGCTATCATGGAAGAGAGTCGATTCTGGAGGAGAAGTTTGTCAGGCAGTTTACGACGCGCCAAGAATCTGTTTCGCAATCGAGTTGGGCGTTGGGATGGGATACTCCGTCGGCGCCGTCCTCATCGGGGTCCTGCTTCTCAGAGCGGTCGTTCGGGCATCTCGGCTATACAGGGACGTCGTTGTGGATTGATCCTCTGTGTGAATTAGAGGTGGTGCTGTTATCCAACCGGGTACATCCGACTCGGAAGAACGAGAAGATAAAAGTCTTCCGCCCGCTCATTCACGACCTGGTCTATCGTGAGTATGTCTCTCGAGGATAA
- a CDS encoding CDP-alcohol phosphatidyltransferase family protein — MNIPNSLTILRILLIPCYIGLLVYGRFDQALIVLIVAGLTDALDGAIARVMNQHTRLGAVLDPLADKLLLTSGFITLSMIHLIPSWVTILVVSRDLILMLGTAVAHFTESHVDITPTFLGKGTTLLQLSYIVTVIFLSSRHINPPAMVMLSLLFGMVSFTLLSGLHYLYRGYRHTSALSS, encoded by the coding sequence ATGAATATTCCCAACAGCTTGACCATCCTTCGCATTCTCCTGATTCCCTGCTACATCGGGCTGCTTGTCTACGGCAGATTCGATCAAGCCCTCATCGTGCTTATCGTGGCTGGACTGACCGATGCGCTCGATGGGGCCATCGCTCGCGTGATGAATCAGCATACCCGGCTCGGAGCCGTGCTGGATCCTCTGGCCGATAAGCTGCTCCTCACTTCCGGGTTCATCACACTCTCGATGATTCATTTGATTCCGTCGTGGGTCACCATTCTTGTGGTCAGCCGAGACTTGATCTTAATGCTCGGGACGGCGGTGGCGCACTTCACGGAATCTCACGTGGATATTACTCCCACGTTCCTGGGCAAGGGCACCACGCTGCTCCAGCTCTCCTATATTGTGACGGTGATATTTCTGAGTTCGCGTCACATCAATCCTCCTGCCATGGTCATGCTGTCCCTCTTGTTCGGCATGGTCTCCTTTACGCTCTTGTCAGGGCTGCATTATCTCTACCGGGGCTACCGGCACACGAGTGCGCTCAGCAGCTAA
- a CDS encoding type II secretion system F family protein, giving the protein MATFAYVGRTRSGAVKKGELSAKTRDEAVDQLRKQSVVVTSLDEKKGGAGGFNLSFGSGLTDKDLVVFTRQFGTMISAGLPLVQCLEILSTQSENKVLRETIGEVKTQVEAGSTFSDALRRHPKVFDDLYVNLVHAGEVGGLLDTILTRLAVYIEKAMKLKGQIKSAMIYPSAIMGVAVIVIAVLMIFVIPIFAKMFLELSGGKVALPGPTQVVIDASNFFIAYWYVILGSIVGTIMGVKKYYATVQGRKVIDTLLLKLPVVGDLIRKASVAKFTRTLGTLLSSGVPILDGLTICAKTSGNKVVEETLLNARTSISGGKTIADPLAASGVFPKMVTHMIAVGESTGALDAMLGKIADFYEEEVDQAVTGLTALLEPAMMVFLGVVIGFIVIAMYLPIFKMASAIG; this is encoded by the coding sequence ATGGCTACCTTTGCATATGTCGGACGAACCAGATCAGGTGCCGTCAAGAAGGGCGAGCTAAGCGCGAAGACCCGAGATGAGGCGGTGGATCAACTTCGCAAGCAAAGCGTCGTCGTCACCAGCCTCGATGAAAAGAAGGGTGGTGCAGGCGGATTCAACTTGAGTTTTGGATCCGGTCTCACCGATAAAGATTTGGTCGTGTTTACGCGGCAATTTGGCACGATGATTAGTGCAGGCCTGCCTTTGGTGCAATGTCTCGAAATTCTCTCGACCCAATCTGAGAATAAAGTGCTGCGAGAAACGATCGGAGAAGTGAAGACTCAAGTGGAAGCCGGCTCGACCTTTTCGGATGCCTTGCGGCGTCATCCCAAAGTGTTCGACGATCTTTATGTCAATCTAGTGCATGCGGGTGAGGTGGGTGGTCTGCTCGATACGATTTTGACGCGTCTTGCCGTGTACATCGAGAAAGCGATGAAACTCAAAGGGCAGATCAAATCTGCCATGATCTATCCCTCCGCGATCATGGGGGTTGCCGTTATTGTCATCGCGGTGCTCATGATCTTTGTCATTCCGATTTTCGCAAAGATGTTTCTGGAGTTGTCAGGCGGAAAAGTCGCGTTGCCAGGCCCCACTCAAGTGGTCATCGACGCCAGTAATTTCTTTATTGCGTACTGGTACGTCATTCTTGGGAGCATTGTTGGGACCATCATGGGTGTTAAAAAGTATTATGCGACCGTTCAAGGGCGGAAGGTCATCGATACGTTGCTTCTCAAGTTGCCAGTCGTTGGAGACTTAATCAGAAAAGCTTCGGTTGCGAAGTTCACCCGTACGCTTGGGACATTGCTCTCCAGCGGAGTGCCAATCCTCGATGGGTTGACCATCTGTGCAAAGACTTCAGGAAATAAGGTTGTTGAAGAAACGTTGTTAAATGCGCGTACCAGTATCAGCGGAGGAAAGACCATTGCCGATCCTTTGGCCGCCAGCGGAGTTTTTCCGAAGATGGTGACGCATATGATCGCCGTCGGTGAGTCAACCGGCGCGCTGGATGCGATGTTAGGGAAAATTGCAGACTTTTACGAAGAGGAAGTTGATCAAGCCGTAACCGGGTTGACGGCATTACTGGAGCCGGCGATGATGGTGTTCTTGGGGGTCGTGATTGGGTTTATCGTCATTGCGATGTACCTCCCGATCTTCAAGATGGCCTCTGCAATCGGGTAG
- a CDS encoding ATP-binding protein: MNELRVRLYWLMGLRLALVSLTLGLSLVFQVVKGGRVETFYTLIVLTYILTIPSALLLRRLTSPVSLTIFFWAQVGIDFLLETVLVARTGGVESPFAVLYVMTVAVASLVPRRRVGLLAACFCIILFGLLTNVQLYGLAEAWGWLPPSRLTAPETFQTFGVYALALLVVGILGGTLADQLYQADQSLREKEQGLSRLQVFHENIVHSISSGVFTADATGCITSFNPAAQEATRYTLAQVVGRPWREIFNWHPAQESDELIGGSPSTTTRFEVECKRADGNRLILGMTLSPLHEQGKQTGLVGVFKDLTQIRDLEEEMRRKDWLASLGEMSAGMAHEIRNPLGALAGAMQMLRKDATEDETNRRLMDIAIREATRLDNIITEFLQYARPPALNLAEHDLNKVLAETLDLVQHEARTRSNIKIVTSLATGVLTALVDQDQFRQVFWNMATNAFEAMPEGGQLTISTGCRHVDAGGRKGDVIEIAFQDTGEGIPKQNLDKIFLPFFTTKKEGSGLGLAAVHRIVDLHGGWIKVESQERHGSRFVVCMPRSGDAGMRLWHEGRTPWKRS; the protein is encoded by the coding sequence ATGAATGAGTTGCGCGTAAGACTGTACTGGCTCATGGGGCTTCGGTTGGCTCTCGTGAGCCTGACGCTCGGCCTGTCTCTCGTCTTCCAAGTTGTGAAGGGCGGGCGGGTTGAAACGTTCTACACCCTGATTGTTCTCACGTACATTCTGACGATTCCTTCCGCTCTCCTGCTCCGTAGGCTGACCTCACCAGTCTCACTCACGATATTTTTCTGGGCTCAGGTCGGGATCGACTTCCTTCTTGAAACGGTGTTGGTTGCGAGGACTGGGGGAGTCGAGAGTCCCTTTGCGGTGTTGTATGTCATGACGGTGGCGGTGGCCAGTCTCGTTCCTCGCCGGCGAGTGGGGCTTCTTGCCGCCTGTTTCTGCATCATTCTGTTCGGGCTCTTAACCAATGTTCAACTGTACGGTCTTGCTGAAGCGTGGGGGTGGCTGCCGCCGAGCCGGCTGACGGCGCCTGAAACGTTTCAAACATTCGGCGTCTATGCGCTTGCTCTTCTGGTCGTCGGCATTCTTGGCGGAACCTTAGCCGACCAGCTTTACCAGGCGGACCAATCGTTACGCGAGAAGGAGCAGGGACTGAGCCGGCTCCAGGTCTTTCACGAGAATATTGTCCATAGCATCAGCAGCGGCGTATTTACGGCAGATGCTACGGGGTGTATCACCTCGTTCAACCCGGCGGCACAGGAAGCGACCAGGTATACGCTCGCGCAGGTGGTCGGGCGTCCCTGGCGCGAAATCTTTAACTGGCATCCTGCTCAGGAATCAGACGAACTGATTGGTGGTTCCCCATCGACGACGACGCGATTTGAAGTGGAATGTAAACGTGCTGACGGCAATCGCCTGATCCTAGGGATGACCCTTTCTCCATTGCACGAGCAGGGGAAGCAGACAGGCCTCGTTGGTGTGTTCAAGGATCTGACGCAGATTCGGGATCTCGAAGAGGAGATGCGGCGTAAGGATTGGCTGGCGAGCTTGGGTGAAATGTCTGCCGGAATGGCTCATGAAATTCGAAATCCGCTTGGCGCGTTGGCCGGCGCCATGCAAATGCTCCGGAAAGATGCCACGGAAGATGAAACGAATCGCCGGCTGATGGACATTGCGATTCGAGAGGCCACCAGGCTCGACAACATCATCACTGAATTCCTCCAGTATGCCCGTCCTCCGGCACTCAATCTTGCCGAGCACGATCTCAATAAAGTACTTGCCGAGACGCTTGATCTCGTTCAACATGAAGCGCGAACACGTTCAAATATCAAAATTGTGACATCTCTAGCCACAGGGGTGCTCACGGCCCTAGTCGACCAAGATCAGTTCCGGCAAGTCTTCTGGAATATGGCGACGAACGCCTTTGAAGCGATGCCGGAGGGGGGGCAGTTGACGATCTCGACAGGCTGTCGTCACGTCGATGCCGGGGGCCGTAAGGGGGATGTCATCGAAATTGCTTTTCAGGACACCGGCGAAGGCATTCCGAAGCAGAATCTGGATAAAATATTTCTCCCGTTTTTCACGACGAAGAAAGAAGGGTCAGGACTGGGTCTCGCAGCCGTGCATCGCATTGTCGATTTGCACGGGGGCTGGATCAAGGTCGAAAGTCAGGAGCG